CGCTCTGGCAGGTCAGGTCAGTGCTGCACAAGCGCTGGAAAATGCAGACAAGGGCATTGTTAACTTAATAACCACCCATGAAAATGCACAGTAAACTACTTAAACAGATCAATAGCAGGGAAACAGTTATCGCCCTGCTGTTTCTGTTTCCTGTAATTGCTTTTAGTGCGGCTTTTATCCTGTTCCCTATTTTTGGAACTTTTGTCAACAGTATGTACCGGGATGTCAGCTATCTCCCAAGAGCCTTTATTGGCCTGGATAACTATAGTAGCGCCCTTACATCAACGGGGTTCTGGCGTGCTACAGTGTTTACGCTTCTCTTTGCTGCCGTTGCGGTACTACTGGAGCTTTTTTTGGGTTTACTGTTTGCTCTCCTGCTTAACGAAAAGTTCAGGGGTCGTGGTGTGCTCAGAGCTGCCGTTCTTATACCATGGGCTATCCCCACCATTATTGCAGGCAGAACATGGCAGGTGATGTATCAATACAGCTATGGTGTGATTAACTTCATCTTTACCTCAAGCGGAGTTGCTGAAAATAATATCAATTGGCTGGGTACTTCCTATAGTGCATTCTGGGCAATTGTACTTGCCGATGTCTGGAAAACAACTCCGTTTGTGGTAATTATTTTACTGGCAGGACTTCAGGCAATACCCGGAGACCTTTACAAGCAGGCTAAGGTTGATGGAGCAACGATGGTAAAACGTTTCACCAAAATCACTCTACCCCTTTTAAGCCCGGTGATACTGGTGGCAGTAATCTTTCGCACCATCGATTCTCTGCGAATTTTTGACCTGGTCTATGTACTCACCGGAGGCGGCCCCGGCGGCACGACACAAACCCTTTCATATATCGGCTATCAGCACTTTAATAATGATCAGTTTGGAATGGGTTCTACTATTTCTGTAATAATGTTTGCAATCTCCTTTGCAATAACGATAGTGTACATAAAAAAGGGTAACTTTAAAAAGGGAATCAACTAATTTATGAGAGAGTTATTCACCCAGAGATTTCTCATATTCGCAGGTGCTCTTTTCCTGATGTTTTTTGCTTTAACCCCTTTTTTGTGGATGATTGTCATCTCTGTTACAACTGAACCCGATTTCCTTATTACCGGTAATGTCAGCTACACGTTTCAAAATTACAGAAACGTCCTTACATCTCCTTCACTTAATTTTCCAGCGTACCTGAAAAACAGTCTTATTGTCAGTTCTGTAACAGCACTGATTGTCACAATTATAACCAGTTTTTCTGCCTATGCGGTAACCCGCTTTCGTTTTCCGGGCCGGGTGGCTATTCCGGTGGCAGTGTTAGCCCTTTCCATGTTTCCTCAAATAAGTATTGTGGGATACTTGTTCAGGCTTTTTTCCGATTTCGGCCTCACCAATACGTATGCAGCTCTGATTCTTCCCTATACAGCCTGGACCACACCAATTGCGCTGTGGATAAACATGAGTTATTTCTTTCAAATCCCTACAGATCTTGACAAAGCAGCGCTGGTTGATGGAGCAGGCAGAGTTAAAGTGCTGTTTAAAATTATACTACCCCTTGCTCTTCCCGGGGTATTTTCAGCCTTTTTGCTGGTCTTTATTATGAGTTTCAATGAATTTTT
The Chitinispirillales bacterium ANBcel5 DNA segment above includes these coding regions:
- a CDS encoding carbohydrate ABC transporter permease; this translates as MFFALTPFLWMIVISVTTEPDFLITGNVSYTFQNYRNVLTSPSLNFPAYLKNSLIVSSVTALIVTIITSFSAYAVTRFRFPGRVAIPVAVLALSMFPQISIVGYLFRLFSDFGLTNTYAALILPYTAWTTPIALWINMSYFFQIPTDLDKAALVDGAGRVKVLFKIILPLALPGVFSAFLLVFIMSFNEFLFALMLTIDHSAQTIPVGIALFQGIHGEIPWGNLMAASAVSSVPLVALTLLFQKYIVSGLMSGSVKA
- a CDS encoding sugar ABC transporter permease, which gives rise to MHSKLLKQINSRETVIALLFLFPVIAFSAAFILFPIFGTFVNSMYRDVSYLPRAFIGLDNYSSALTSTGFWRATVFTLLFAAVAVLLELFLGLLFALLLNEKFRGRGVLRAAVLIPWAIPTIIAGRTWQVMYQYSYGVINFIFTSSGVAENNINWLGTSYSAFWAIVLADVWKTTPFVVIILLAGLQAIPGDLYKQAKVDGATMVKRFTKITLPLLSPVILVAVIFRTIDSLRIFDLVYVLTGGGPGGTTQTLSYIGYQHFNNDQFGMGSTISVIMFAISFAITIVYIKKGNFKKGIN